One window of Microcoleus vaginatus PCC 9802 genomic DNA carries:
- a CDS encoding Uma2 family endonuclease, protein MQVTTEEIIYPCSDGQPMADSTIQYKLIVTIKEGCESLLKDDPNVFTAADLLWYPVEGRTDISQAPDVMVVFGKPKGDRRSYLQFREDNIPPQVVFEIRSFSDSQIKMNKKFSFYNRYGVEEYYLYDPAQNELTGWQRIEGMLEVIEPMEGWISPRLGVRFELGSEGLEIYRPDGQKFLSYSELDEQRDLERRRAEQEFQRAEGEFQRAEGEFQRAEEATQRAEEASQRAEQEAQKAERLAAKLRELNIDPDSI, encoded by the coding sequence ATGCAAGTCACAACCGAAGAAATTATTTATCCATGCAGCGACGGTCAACCGATGGCAGATAGCACAATTCAATACAAATTAATTGTCACAATCAAAGAAGGTTGCGAGTCACTGTTGAAAGATGACCCAAACGTGTTTACAGCCGCCGATTTACTGTGGTATCCGGTTGAGGGTAGAACAGATATTTCTCAAGCGCCCGATGTAATGGTGGTATTTGGGAAGCCAAAGGGCGATCGGCGTTCTTACCTACAATTTCGTGAAGATAATATTCCTCCCCAAGTCGTGTTTGAAATTCGCTCTTTCAGCGACAGCCAAATAAAAATGAACAAGAAATTTTCATTTTACAATCGCTACGGAGTTGAGGAGTATTACCTTTATGACCCAGCACAAAATGAGTTGACTGGTTGGCAAAGAATTGAAGGAATGTTAGAAGTAATTGAACCCATGGAGGGCTGGATAAGTCCAAGATTGGGAGTGCGGTTTGAGTTGGGATCGGAAGGGTTAGAGATTTATCGACCTGATGGACAAAAGTTTCTTTCCTATTCCGAATTAGATGAACAGCGAGATTTAGAGCGACGGCGTGCCGAACAAGAATTTCAGCGTGCAGAAGGAGAATTTCAGCGCGCAGAAGGAGAATTTCAGCGCGCAGAAGAAGCAACGCAACGAGCCGAAGAAGCCTCGCAGCGTGCCGAACAAGAAGCTCAAAAAGCCGAACGTTTAGCAGCCAAACTGCGCGAATTGAACATCGACCCTGATAGCATCTAA